TATCTGTTATACCTTATATCGCCTTTCATATAATCGATAGAGAAGAAGTGCACGAGGAAGCTAACGATATAAACAACGACAATCATTAAAGCACTTATATCATCAATCAGCATTCCCAGATAAATGTTGATTGACCCGAAAACAGGGACGTTGCCCATATCGATCCATTTGAACTCAGAGACAATTCTGGTATCAGCAAAGGAAGTCAACTTGCCAATTAAAAGTATTGAAGAGAGAACAAGTCCGGTAAATAGAACAAAAACTTCAAAGAAAAATATTTTCGGGATTTTCTTGCCAAGCAATAGAGTTACTACAAACCCGAGTAGAGGCAGGAATAAAACGATAACTGAAAGTTGTATTAAGAAATTTTCATTCATTCACTAATCCCGAAGTTCGTCAATTTCATCGACATTTACATTTACGAATGTTTTATAAACATTAAGAACTATAGCGAGTGCAATTGCGGCTTCAGCAGCAGCGAGCACAATTACAAACAAAGCATAAAGTTGTCCCTGTAATCCAAAATTTCCAAAACGGGAAAATGCAATAAAGTTTATGTTCGATGCATTTAGTATTAATTCAATTCCCATCAGGACCATAATTGCATTCTTCCTTGTAACAATGCCGTAAATTCCAAGACTGAATAAAATCGTACTGACGACTAAAAAATGTGTTAATGTGACTTCCATCTATAATTATAAATTATACATTATAAATTCTTAATTATTTTCTCGCCATTGATGCAGCACCAATTAAGGCAACTAACAATAATATACCGAGCAGTTCGAAAACGAGAACATATTCATTCAATAGAAGCGTCCCTAAAGTATAC
This region of bacterium genomic DNA includes:
- the nuoK gene encoding NADH-quinone oxidoreductase subunit NuoK, whose product is MEVTLTHFLVVSTILFSLGIYGIVTRKNAIMVLMGIELILNASNINFIAFSRFGNFGLQGQLYALFVIVLAAAEAAIALAIVLNVYKTFVNVNVDEIDELRD